The Cellvibrio zantedeschiae genomic sequence TTAATAAGGCTTTGGTTATTAAGTCTTTGTTATGGTGACTGCTAGTAATGAAAATGGCTAAAAGCCGAGCGTTTTAAGGCCCTGATTCCACGCCAAAATAAAGGCCGCAATACTACCACAATAGCGCGCAGATAGGCACTTTTTAGTAAAAGCCGCTCCACCCCTCAAGCACGCATCTAAACCGCCTGAAACCGCCCTTAAAATCAGTAACAGAAGCGTTTATTTTTTAATCTGTTGGTCGAACTGTTTTCCTCCTTTAGCTAGCGGATTCAAGTCATCCAACCCTGCCAATTTTTTGGCTGACGGCAAATGCTTGCCGGTTTGGCTGCTTAAGCTTGCCGTTTTTCTGGCTAATTTCCTAAATTAAAGCGCCATAAAAGTTTTATAAATACATGATTTTAATAGATATTCTATTAATTTTGAGATATGGCACACATTTCGCTAAAGAGCATTTGGACGCACACGTTATTCGTTGGGATTGTCAGTAGTGGAAAGCAAGCGGCTGCGCTTAATCATCAAAAAAAGGTAAAAGAATATGCGGGACATGACTATGTTAACAGGCACACAGGCAAGGCCTTTAGGCTACAGTGCACCGCTCACGCCTGAACAAGAAATTGAAGCCAGAGCCAAGCTCATTCAAGCACTCCAAATGTCACTTGATCCGAACGATGTGCTGGCGATCTTCTTTAAGCATCTGCAAGCTATTATCCCCATGGGCGGCATTCAGTTTCGCTTTCCCAACAACAAAGACATTACCAAGCTGGGCCGCGATGCGTTGCATCACTGCGACTACCGCTTGACGACCGATGAAGGCTACCTGGGTGAAATCATTTTCAACCGCAGCAAGCGATTTATTGAAAGCGAACTTACCACGCTGGAAATCCTGCTGGGCGCACTGGTTTACCCTATGCGCAACGCCCTGCGCCACCAGGCGGCAATGCAATTAGCGCTTCTTGATCCATTGACTCGCTTGGGTAATCGCGCGGCTTTGGATAATGCATTGCGTCGCGAGCTACAGCTGGCGGAACGCCATCATCACGAATTATCGCTACTCATGATTGATGTTGATCACTTCAAAAAAATCAACGATCAATATGGGCATACCCTTGGCGATCAGGTCCTGCAAGAGATTGCCCGCACTATTGAATCCGTTTGTCGCGAAACCGATATAAGCTTCCGTTATGGCGGCGAGGAATTCGTGGTCTTGTTACGAAAAACCAACGAGATGGGCGCACGGACTATTGGTGAGCGCTTACGCCGTGAAATAAGCACCATTAGCATTGAAAAAAATGGTCAAAGCATAGAACCCACGGTAAGTGTTGGAATTAGCACTCGCGCTTCCGGCCAGAAAGAACATATTAGCGATTTGTTTGAGCGCGCAGACGAAGCACTTTACCGCGCCAAGCAAGCGGGCCGAAATTGTGTACGGGATTTGAGTGATGTGGTGACTGCTTAAGCATTCGACATCACCCATAAAAAAAGCCGCATTTTATATGCGGCTTTTTTTATGGCGGAATTATTATTCTGGTTTAGGTTTGCGCGGTGCCGGTTTTGTACGACGCGGAGGAGCTGAAGCAGCACGTAATTTGTTTTCATGACGTGCACGCTGGCTTTTTTCATCTCGCGATGGAGGCATCACCTTGGTGTGTGCGTTATTATCAAAACCAGCCGTTAAACACAGATCCGCAATTTCACGTTCGCTTAACTCTGTCCACTGACCAACACGCACATGTGATGGAATAAAAATATTCGCATAACGCACACGCTTCAAACGGCTCACTTTTACGCCTTGTGATTCCCACAAGCGGCGCACTTCACGGTTGCGACCTTCCATCACCACACAATAGAACCAGCGGTTACGAGATTCGCCGGCACCATCAACGATATCGGTAAAACGTGCGACGCCGTCATCCAACAACACACCTTCTAGCAAAGCGCTTTTCATCTCATCATCGACATTGCCCTGAATACGCACGAGGTATTCACGATCAATCACTGAAGATGGATGCATGAGCTTATTTGCCAACTCACCATCGTTAGTGAACAACAGCAAACCGCTGGTATTAAAATCCAAACGACCGATAGAAATCCAACGCTCGCCTTTTAAATGCGGCAAACCATCGTATACCGTGCGGCGGCCTTCTGGATCAGAACGTGAACAGATTTCTCCTTCTGGCTTGTTATACAAAATCACGCGGCGACGAGTTGCTTCAGTACGCAGCACAACACGTTTGCCATCCACAAAAATCTTATCGTCTGGCGTTACGCGGTCACCAAGTTTGGCAACGCGATCATTAACTTTAATTTGGCCAGCTTCAATCGCGCGCTCCATTTCACGGCGCGAACCTATGCCTGCGCGAGCGAGCACTTTTTGCAATTTTTCATCGCCAACATCGACCGCATCTTGGTTATCTGCAGAAACAGCGTGGTTCAATTTGGCAGCTTTCTTATCACCAAATTTTTCTGCACGCGGGTCGCGCTCTTTCAATTCCGGTTTTCTTTTGGACGAATGCTTGGCTTTAAATTCAGCCGACAAACTATCGGCTGCTTTTTTACGTGAGGCTTTTTCAGTAGCTGCCGCGAAATATTCGGCAATCGCTGGCTTCACAGCCTTGGCGGACGTATCACGATTCGACGGGGCTTTGCCCTTGTTCGAATCCTTACCTTTTGATGAGCCATCAAAAGTGGTGTTGTCAGTTTTCTTCACCATAAAGTGTTACAACATTAAGCATATCGCTTAAGCGTTGTTAATTTCCTCATCTGTATTTTCATCTTGATCATCTGCAGTATTTACATCATTTAAACTGGCTGCATCTGATTTTTCATTCACTAATGGCTCAGCTTCTTCGTCAGCATCGACAAAAGCTTCTTCACCATCCACAAATTCTTCTGGCTCGCCTGCGGCTTCGTCTGAAATAATTTCAGCGGGCGCATCAGTGATGACTTCATCATCTTTTTCACCAATGCCTTCTTCGTCACCCAAATTCAGAACATTGTTCAACTCATCCAAATCGCGAATTTCACTCAGCGATGGCAAATCTTCCAGATTTTTTAAATTGAAG encodes the following:
- the rluB gene encoding 23S rRNA pseudouridine(2605) synthase RluB, with product MNHAVSADNQDAVDVGDEKLQKVLARAGIGSRREMERAIEAGQIKVNDRVAKLGDRVTPDDKIFVDGKRVVLRTEATRRRVILYNKPEGEICSRSDPEGRRTVYDGLPHLKGERWISIGRLDFNTSGLLLFTNDGELANKLMHPSSVIDREYLVRIQGNVDDEMKSALLEGVLLDDGVARFTDIVDGAGESRNRWFYCVVMEGRNREVRRLWESQGVKVSRLKRVRYANIFIPSHVRVGQWTELSEREIADLCLTAGFDNNAHTKVMPPSRDEKSQRARHENKLRAASAPPRRTKPAPRKPKPE
- a CDS encoding GGDEF domain-containing protein, which encodes MTMLTGTQARPLGYSAPLTPEQEIEARAKLIQALQMSLDPNDVLAIFFKHLQAIIPMGGIQFRFPNNKDITKLGRDALHHCDYRLTTDEGYLGEIIFNRSKRFIESELTTLEILLGALVYPMRNALRHQAAMQLALLDPLTRLGNRAALDNALRRELQLAERHHHELSLLMIDVDHFKKINDQYGHTLGDQVLQEIARTIESVCRETDISFRYGGEEFVVLLRKTNEMGARTIGERLRREISTISIEKNGQSIEPTVSVGISTRASGQKEHISDLFERADEALYRAKQAGRNCVRDLSDVVTA